Proteins co-encoded in one Pseudophryne corroboree isolate aPseCor3 chromosome 1, aPseCor3.hap2, whole genome shotgun sequence genomic window:
- the LOC135060877 gene encoding paraneoplastic antigen Ma3 homolog translates to MEVINENSIYQWCVEHKINTRCSLGIVGDLTGVTDDEVITEALKLCGVRVPLLVDKWKGTIDDIRAVLITTQDYLDPSLIPINILVGGTSGRRCQIIWPKSTEERDGEATEAVDPSKETDPQGNDATGTGDNSQPKTTVGESIEPQVESVMDKVVSQFERWHYEGGYRRLRVFSGVIPVPTEEEGYDAWREAAIQHSEEWRCPEYIKKQRIVESLRGPAMGIIHATRRSNTNATLKDYFNALDYSFGTIEDIGDILARLNNTYQEPSEPLTNFIYRLDKILYKLLDKGGIEQSEMDERRLKHLLRGALTSSPVAQRLRCSGARDRPPTLSELIKDVKLEEVQIDNREKSIKRVKVVVPTVVSPIPDVTLSHDRMCKLLEEQNKKLDQLITVHSRIPSPVNRGRGRGMNRRVDNRDHIICYRCGQMGHRSFECPQIGNYGRNTNNVGNQNVNHPENQEGTLMIPASTPEP, encoded by the coding sequence ATGGAGGTCATCAATGAAAACAGCATATACCAATGGTGTGTAGAACACAAGATTAATACACGATGCAGTCTGGGTATAGTAGGAGACCTTACTGGAGTTACTGATGATGAAGTGATTACAGAGGCACTGAAATTGTGCGGTGTGCGGGTCCCCTTATTGGTGGACAAGTGGAAGGGAACGATAGACGATATTAGAGCAGTATTAATCACAACACAGGATTACTTGGATCCTTCACTAATACCGATCAACATATTAGTAGGAGGAACGTCAGGTCGAAGGTGTCAGATAATATGGCCAAAGAGCACTGAAGAGAGAGACGGAGAGGCTACCGAAGCCGTAGATCCAAGCAAAGAGACAGATCCTCAAGGGAACGATGCAACTGGCACCGGTGATAATTCACAGCCCAAGACAACAGTAGGTGAATCTATTGAACCCCAGGTTGAATCCGTTATGGACAAAGTAGTGAGCCAATTTGAAAGGTGGCACTATGAGGGAGGATATCGGAGATTACGAGTATTCTCTGGCGTGATACCTGTGCCGACTGAAGAAGAAGGTTACGATGCATGGCGTGAAGCTGCCATTCAACATTCAGAGGAATGGCGGTGCCCCGAATATATTAAGAAGCAGAGAATCGTTGAAAGTCTAAGGGGTCCCGCCATGGGTATAATACATGCTACTCGACGCAGCAACACTAACGCAACATTGAAGGATTACTTTAATGCTTTAGACTATTCATTTGGAACTATTGAAGACATTGGGGACATATTGGCCCGATTAAATAATACTTACCAAGAACCATCAGAACCCCTCACTAATTTCATATACCGATTGGACAAAATATTGTATAAACTCCTGGATAAAGGAGGGATAGAGCAATCAGAAATGGATGAACGTCGATTAAAGCACTTATTGAGAGGGGCACTGACCTCAAGTCCAGTAGCTCAGAGACTTAGATGTAGTGGGGCTCGAGATCGTCCACCTACATTGAGTGAACTAATTAAAGATGTGAAACTAGAGGAGGTCCAAATTGACAATAGAGAAAAAAGTATCAAGAGGGTGAAAGTGGTAGTACCAACTGTCGTATCCCCAATCCCTGATGTCACCTTGTCACATGATCGAATGTGTAAACTTttagaagaacaaaataaaaaGCTAGATCAACTGATAACCGTGCACAGCCGTATTCCGTCACCAGTGAAccgagggagagggagaggaatgAATCGACGAGTGGATAATAGAGATCACATAATCTGCTACAGGTGTGGACAGATGGGACATAGGTCTTTTGAGTGCCCACAAATTGGAAATTATGGAAGAAACACCAATAACGTTGGAAATCAGAATGTTAATCATCCGGAAAACCAGGAAGGGACGTTGATGATCCCCGCATCAACTCCCGAACCATAG